DNA sequence from the Acipenser ruthenus chromosome 20, fAciRut3.2 maternal haplotype, whole genome shotgun sequence genome:
tcgtccttctggtcttttgtttgtttgtttatgttatgcgttggcatgttctgtcttgtttgtctcacggtgagggaattttcgtaggtgccgggggtccatcctttggggggcaagtgaggctcacttccccgacctcagggctaggcagccgcctcccttaccttcaggggttctcaccgcgtgagtcagagcggacccccggccaaactctgtcctgtcgcagctcctgcgctcatctcactcgaggctctcttctattctgcctctcttcaggacgtggtcactcgtgccgagtcctatactaacctcaatgctctgtccttattttcaggtcccaggcagcgtgatgtctcggccaatcaggggttttacgagcgccccttacataagcctcaaatgctgggtacctctctcatctcctcccgaggggtggcttttcaagtctaaccctcatatgtgttttcaggttgccgggtcctccgcccctgggatgtcgacagcgtcggccccagtcgacgacctcttttctatcccgtttcaggttgccgggtcctccgcccctgggatgtcgacagcgtcggccccagtcgacgacctcttttctatcctttccggttgccgggtcctctgcccctgggatgtcgacagcgtcggccccagtcggtgaccacattctgtcctactaactgctccttgctgcttcttctgccttatctttcccccccagctcacgcccagtgaaatgttagcttgcgaggttcggggggcgtgaagctgggggggctgctaatctctaatctttcaattttctaatctccagttaattagttctattttactatttaagacctgatcacctgcaccttttctgtctagtgtttcgttttttcctcctcctcccctcctccaccttctacatgccttcgcatcggtcatctctggggggcaagtgaggctcacttccccgacctcagggctaggcagccgcctcccttaccttcaggggttctcaccgcgtgagtcagagcggacccccggccaaactctgtcctgtcgcagctcctgcgctcatctcactcgaggctctcttctattctgcctctcttcaggacgtggtcactcgtgccgagtcctatactaacctcaatgctctgtccttattttcaggtcccaggcagcgtgatgtctcggccaatcaggggttttacgagcgccccttacataagcctcaaatgctgggtacctctctcatctcctcccgaggggtggcttttcaagtctaaccctcatatgtgttttcaggttgccgggtcctccgcccctgggatgtcgacagcgtcggccccagtcgacgacctcttttctatcccgtttcaggttgccgggtcctccgcccctgggatgtcgacagcgtcggccccagtcgacgacctcttttctatcctttccggttgccgggtcctctgcccctgggatgtcgacagcgtcggccccagtcggtgaccacattctgtcctactaactgctccttgctgcttcttctgccttatctttcccccccagctcacgcccagtgaattttattttaaatcagtaaTAGTTCCTATTGTGTTATTACTTATTTGAAGTGTTCTTCAGAGCCTCTTCTTTAGGGTCTGGGCTCAGCAGAGGCTATGGCTTGGATTAGTTTCCAGCTAACATTTGTAAAGAGTTGCACTGGCTACATTAATAAGTGTCTCTGCCTGCTCTCTTGCAGTCTTTCTTATTCTCttactgttattttttgtttgtccCTCTCATTGCCCTTTTTTTGGTATGAAGGATTTTAATTCTATGAAGTTTTTTTTACGGACACATCTGATTATCCTTTACTTAATGAAGTCATTTCTGAGGCTGCCAGTCTTATGAAATTGAAGTTTTCATTCTCTAATTTGGCTTCCAGGTCAGTCAGAAGTGCAGAGGGCTGTGGTGGGAGTGTGTCACCAACACTCAGGATGGCATCCGGACTTGTGACCAGTATGACACGATATTAGCAGAACATCCTTGTGAGTCTTGCTTTCACTTCCTAATCCAGATCAGCTTGTTCTTCTCTATCCCTACATCATTACATACGTGTGTGTAGCTTACATTCTGCACCTTTCATGAACTGCATATTTACAAGCACCAATCtgtttatttgaaaatgttgtaTAATTAAGGTAGAAtaagtttacatttaaaatattctgttttttattgcatatacagtataatttcactggacaaaaaacacattttaatgtagCGAAATGtgttcaaataattaaattgtatacagaaatattattttctgttaaaaGAACTTTAagaatttacaaacgagaggaagccatttggcccattaatgcttgtccagttcctagcaGCTGAATAATCTCCGAACCTTGTCAAATTGGGTCTTGAATGATttcaatgattcagcatcaacaagatgactaggtatcccattccatcccctcgcAACTCTTTGTGTGAAGAAGCATCTCCTGCTGTCTGTCCTgggtctgtctccacttcatttcaaactgtgtctcctctggtcctggtttcagtGCTGCACTTAAAAGTATTACGTTTAATCCCATCTACGTTAAGTCCCATCTAATCAAATCCCGCCTACTGTAAGTCTTcttttgttctaggctaaataaattcagttccctTATCTTATCTTCAGAGTACAGGGAACACAAtggcggcgtttacatgcacaagtcaagacagttttcctcacgaccTGTTTgttgtacttttcaggaaatgcgttgctatgccaatgcagattactcaattcatagtcatttaggggaggggatatttaaatgtccgtgtctgcttactaagtaggaaaagaacgactctgaatattgTAAGGAGAGATTCATGCGTTGCCataaagataaaaacatttaacaagagaaatgaattcacgtgttgtcgcgcacattctgaattacgctgcAGCAGCGCAATCTggattctgtgctgtgtgtgacaCACACGCAggataaatcatatgttactttcgttttagattaaaaactacttttgtttttacagttttgtatgtgcatatacctgtttacacactagcttcttttgaaaggtttattttattatagtttttcgttttttgaagtagtgctttatatgtggttaGTTAgcaaataaacccttttatgtttaattgttcgtTTAAATACGacatttcggctgtgcagatgtttgctatgatgtgcttgaataaaacttttgagttgtatccgatttGTCTTTCAATACCGTCGgcagttgtaggtatgagtataaccgcggcggttctagtgttgaagtagtccataaatgtacagtgtgtgtgtgtgtgtgtgtgtgtgtgtgtgtgtgtgttttggggagTATCTATGTTTTGTATGGCATTTCTTCTGGATATTATGTGAGATTAATTCAGAAGAATGGGATgttgactgctgaaaccttgtgagacacaagcacgattcctgctctagtttacatgggtttttacagctatttttatcgtgaaaAAGCGATTGACCCTGTTTCACagtgtattcgcgtgacaacatcacacagccatgactgtagagtcgattttcaagtgcatgttaaCCAAGCcaatgttatttcagcacaatgatttatgcatttaaaataaacagagcactataaatgtgtgcGCGCGACACCTCTTTATTTCGGAGAACCTGCCTGTCTCCAGCCATATCCAGTTTAGCGAGGAACTACTGTACCCTGTTTTtggtatttcagaaaaaaaaaagttagaattgtaaaaaacatatttaataataacTCAGATGTGATTTATGATTGATTGGCGTATAAAACAATGTAGGTGTCACTGAACTTATTTTTAGAAATTGAAAATATGATTTGTtctttgtaaaaaagaaaaaaaagtgtaggTGAATGAAGTGGAAATGTAGTGACAAATGCAGGTCCCTGCTGTTCAATAATTACACAGGCTGAAGTGCcctttctgcatcagcagcaTGGCACAGTGTGACAGATACTAATTGAAGGGCTGGTGAAAGGGAATTCTCCCAAAGAGAAAGCAAGTAATACTGTAGTAGGAAAGAAATGTTAGGGAGGCTTTTACATTGATAAGTGATATTAAAGAGAAACTCCGGCCAAGTCCATTCTAGGTAACATGATTGtgaagtgattattattattattatttgttcatttagcagacacctttatccaaggcgacttacagagactagggcttgtgaactatgcatcagctgcagagtcacttaaaactacgtctcacccgaaagacggcacagaaggaggttaagtgacttgctcagggtcacacaatgagtcagtggctgagttgggatttgaaccaggaacctcctggttacaaacccttttctttaaccactggaccacacagcctcacttaattgtgaagtgattgtgaagtgattgtgaggTGATTGTGAAGTGCTTGTGAAGTGATTCTGAAATGATTGTGAGGTGCTTGTGAGGTGATTGTGAAGCGAGTGTTTCAGACTAACGAAAGTGCAGTTGCGGTTGCAACccattaacatttaaataaacattttagaacataagttccaagcagttttaaaacctAGTGCATAACCAGgaagtgttacaatacagtacttcacaaataccagacattatcaaatacatgattcAATAAAATTTAGCTAGTCTACCCATAAGACTGTTTTTACCTCAACTATTGGACTCGGATTAGTAGTCATTCTACCCCTAGTTTGGCACCCATTCCAAcctctaaataaataaagcagcagGATTTTGCCAGCTTGGTTTATTGAGAAAACCCCTTTGAGAATCTAGACAAGCAAGACTAATAGGGCTCCTTTTTGATAAAGTAGAGTGAACAGGACTGGGAGAAACTGCATGCATTTAAGTACAAAGTGATTGGAAAGCACACCCTTAAACTGCAGTCTGGTGTTCTTCCAAATGAAGCACACTGGTACTGTAAACAACTGTCATTTAGGGTCAAATCAGGCAGGTGATATATGATAGTAACTCCATTTCAATGGCCATTACACAAAGGTACATGTTTCAGAaggttataagaacataagaacataagaaagtttacaagcgagaggaggtcattcagcccatcttgctcgtttggttgttagtagcttattgatcccagaatctcatcaagcagcttcttgaaggatcccagggtgtcagcttcaacaacattactggggagttggttccagaccctcacaattctctgtgtaaaaaagtgcctcctattttctgttctgaatgcccctttatctaatctccatttatgacccctggtccttgtttatttttttaggtaaaaaaagtctcctgggtcgacattgtctataccttttaagattttgaatgtttgaatcagatcgccgcgttaAGTGGAAATCTGCATTTGTGAGGAGTGTGTGCATAAGCTCCATCTGCTGGGAGGTTTTCTGTATTTCAGGTGTTTGAAAGGATGGGTTCTGTACTGAATATCCAGACCTGACTCAGTTGTTCTCTTTATTTAAATCACTATGCAATCTGTGAGGTGGATTTCAATACAAACACATGCTCTGTCTGTCTCCTCAGGCCATGCTGGCAAAGATGCTGGCAAAGATGCATCAGTGTTTTTACTTTCACATTTTCATCCGACTTTGCCAGGATTTTGGAGAATTCAGTTTTAAATTGGTACCACCCTATTATCTGATATTTATTATAATGACCGTAACCTGGAGTGTTTGGGGACCTGGGTTGAGCTTTCTGATTTCTCTTCTTGGTGTTGGGAGTGCTTTGGTTTCTCATTTCTGTTCTCGGTGTTGGTGGTGCTGGGGTTTCTCATTTCTTTTCTCAGTGATGGCGGTGCTGGGGTGTGAattttgtgaggttttttttggggaaaaaaaaaagaaatgcagctggcccaggaggaggtgGATGACAACTGTTTTTAAAAGGGCTCgtggcagagttgtgccccggctgtggggcatatgggcacacagtggtcatctgccccacccagtatgaggaggaggagaaggagaaggaggcagagaggaaggaagacatgggaggaagaggagtggtgcacccagtgcATGCAGTATGGGCacgaggagcaccactgcccggaGCTGTTACAGGACACAGATCTGGAGTGGGAGGAGTCCGAATGTCCTGCGCATGAGtgtgaggagcccgaatgtccagagcccaagaggggggagtcggtgcgtccagagcccaagagggggaaggccgaacgtccacagtccaggtatccatcagcagagggagagttcctgcctGTTCCACCTCCATCGcaatgggaggactgtgtgtcgctcccacctccaccagcagagggagactacctgctggttttgcctccatcaccgccaccagcagagggagcatgcctgctggttcccctgcaactgccgtcccgagagccagaagaggtggagctgccgtcccgagagccagagaggatggagctgccgtcccgagagccagagggggtggagctgctgtcccgagagccagagggggtggagccagtgacccgagagccagaaggggaggagccacggacctgagagccagaaggggagaaggctgaagcccctcagcagcccttgcacatgctgctgagaggagctcaggggaGGCGCATCCGACTGCGACGGCAGGAGGTGCCAGCCTGACTTCAGAGGccgctagaatggccacagccaccaccgccaATGCCAGGGTGTCTGGAACCGTTGCCgctggaggagctggaactgccgttgcCGGAGTGGCCGTCGTCTCCGCCTGTTGTTCCTGAGGGTCCATCGTCTCCACCTGTTGTCCCAGAGggtccgccagcagagggagacgaactgctgttcccgcctccgccagcagagggagtcgagctgctgttcctgcctccgccagcagagggagacgagctgttgttcccgcctccgccagcagagggagacgagctgctgttcccgcctccgccagcagagggagacgagctgctgttcccgcctccgccagcagagggagacgagctgctgttcccgccacCGCCAGCAAGGGGAgagagctgctgttcccgcctccgccagcagagggagacgagccgtcgttcccgcctccgccagcagagggagacgagccgctgttcccgcctctgccagcagagagagacgagccgccgttcctgcctccgccaccagagggagtcagGCCGtcgttcctgcctccgccaccagagggagacgggacgCCGttcctgcctccaccaccagagggagacgttCCAGGTTCCCTACCAGCGTTCATGGGCTTTGAAGGTCCGGGACCCACCACCGCCcgttgaaatagcccacccaagggacataaggggactcttggggggagggcttgggttcaaaggggggggggagtttggccgattatggcctccgtactttgtacgtgtagggaggtgtgtggcagagcagggctctgcccttagaaatacaggcagggaaggagttaaattctcctccctgcccaggttgattgtgtcaggtgggagcaatcggttaattaattatccaattaaggacccagccacctggcataaaaggaggcctcagcctcccatttgggggaGAGAGTTTTAGGAGAGGAAGCAACTGTGTTTTTCTGtatgtgctgtgtttttgtttttgctaacccagtgaaggcaacgcccagcctggaagctttatttgtaagttttgttttgtgtgtattttctgttcgaaacctttttgtttggcccttgtgcctgtttattttgtatttttgtgaattaaaaactttattttgaacttttaaactgtctctgagccgcAACCTCTGTCATTCCTTGTCACATGGGgtttctcatttctcttctcatttctcttctcagtgttggtggtgctggggtttctcatttctcttctcaGCGTTGGCGGCGCTGGGgtttctcatttctcttctcaGCGTTGGCGGCGCTGGGgtttctcatttctcttctcaGCGTTGGCGGCGCTGGGgtttctcatttctcttctcaGCGTTGGCGGCGCTGGGgtttctcatttctcttctcaGCGTTGGCGGCGCTGGGgtttctcatttctcttctcaGCGTTGGCGGCGCTGGGGTTTCTCCTTTCTCTTCTCAGCGTTGGCGGCGCTGGGGTTTCTCCTTTCTTTTCTTATTTCTCTTCTCAGTGTTGGCGGTGCTGGGGTTTCTCCTTTATCTTCTCATTTCTCTTCTCAGTGTTGGCGGTGCTGGGgtttctcatttctcttctcaGTGTTGGCGGTGCTGGGgtttctcatttctcttctcaTTTCTGTTCTCAGTGTTGGCGGTGCTGGGGTTTCTCCTTTCTCTTCTCATTTCTCTTCTCAGTGTTGGCGGTGCTGGGgtttctcatttctcttctcagtgttggtggtgctggggtttctcatttctcttctcaTTTCTGTTCTCAGTGTTGGCGGTGCTGGGGTTTCTCCTTTCTCTTCTCATTTCTCTTCTCAGTGTTGGCGGTGCTGGGgtttctcatttctcttctcaGTGTTGGCGGTGCTGGGgtttctcatttctcttctcaGTGTTGGCGGTGCTGGGgtttctcatttctcttctcaGTGTTGGCGGTGCTGGGgtttctcatttctcttctcaGTGTTGGTGGTGCTGGgatttctcatttctcttctcaGTGTTGGTGGTGCTGGGATTTCtcatttctgttttcattgttGGCGGTGCTGGGgtttctcatttctcttctcCTTTCTGTTCTCAGTGTTGGCGGTGCTGGGGTTTCTCATTTCTGTTCTCATTGTTGGCGGTGCTGGGgtttctcatttctcttctcaTTTCTGTTCTCAGTGTTGGCGGCGCTGGGGTTTCTCATTTCTGTTCTCAGTGTTGGTTGTGCTGGGgtttctcatttctcttctcaTTTCTCTTCTCAGTGTTGGCGGTGCTGGGgtttctcatttctcttctcaGTGTTGGCGGTGCTGGGgtttctcatttctcttctcaGTGTTGGCGGTGCTGGGgtttctcatttctcttctcaGTGTTGGCGGTGCTGGGgtttctcatttctcttctcaGTGTTGGCGGTGCTGGGgtttctcatttctcttctcaGTGTTGGCGGTGCTGGGgtttctcatttctcttctcaGTGTTGGCAGTGCTGGGgtttctcatttctcttctcaGCGTTGGCGGTGCTGGGgtttctcatttctcttctcaTTTCTCTTCTCAGTGTTGGCGGTGCTGGGgtttctcatttctcttctcagtgttggtggtgctggggtttctcatttctcttctcaTTTCTACAGTGAAGATTGTGCTGACCCGTGCGCTGATGATCACAGCAGACATCCTGGCCAGCTTCGCACTCATCATCTTGATGCTGGGTCTGGACTGTGTGCGCTTCCTGAAGGAAGAGCCCCACATTAAACTGAGGATGTGCTACATGGCGGGCTTCATATTCGGGGTAGGAGGTATGGTGGCTTAGGAATTCTGTGCTTGGAGTTATGGATTAcagatctatttaaaaaaaaatagtaaatcaaAAGGAAATAATGTGTCATCTAAATGTTCCTAATATAATATGTAATGTACCTGTTTAATATTgttgtgtgtatactgtatggtTCTTTATTGTTTGAACTATTCCAGCAGGtatattagtgttgcactgtgcactgaagcccatttGAGAAGTCTGCGCAACAGTAATATGCTAACCCACCTCACTTCCACAGTAGAGAATTATACACACATAACAGAACATTAAACAGGCAAGAATTACATATTAGGAAAAATATAGATGAAATAAAGTAGCTCTTTAAAATtaagtaacatgctttgacccagaggACACAAAGGTAAAGCAGACTTCCTGGATaggaaggcaagcaaactgagaactttctttaatgtAGTGTAGTAGCAGATGAAAATATGATTTGCTATAGCATATGTAGCTAATGAGTGAAAAACAGATTAGATATGTGGAACTatattgttagctacaattacaatACTGTTTACATTGTAACCACAGTGTAACAACTTCACATGTAATTCCAGTGGAAACACAAGAAGTGTTTCCAACTAACACTATGAAAATGGAAGCATAATGATAGATGATAACATTATAAATcacgtatgagaaatcaaccGGCTGCTGTTCTGGTCAAAATTCCAGTACTTGTGTGAACTGAGAACTCATCGTTGTAAAGTTGAAAAAACAACCACATGTTTAAATATCAGTGTTGCTGCATGTTGATTCTACTTGCTTCTACAGTACCTGagatggtaacactttacatgaggTGCCTctagttactgtgtatttacattgtagttactaaGTAAATCCACGTGcacttaaacataattacaatgttattatgcatagttacaatgtactttttCAATGCCATTTTCCAGTGCTttacccatggttatactgtgcatttaccatagtttaccatgatttgccatgctttactacactttgccaTGCATTTACTATGGGGACCCTTTATACAAGTTTTTTAGGATCATTAAATAGACCCCCACATTTAATTTCTATAATGAATACATTGTGTTAAttacatactgtgtgtgtgtagtataaTCACGTTGAGAGTAATGGATTTGAATTAGCTGTCTGTCTTGTGCTCTGTTTCAGGGAtccctgggtgtgtgcagtataATCACGTTGAGAGTAATGGATTTGAATGAGCTGTCTGTCTCATGCTCTGTTTCAGGGATCCCTGGGATGATTGGCTCGGTGTGGTATGCTGTGGATGTGTATGTGGAGAGAGCCACTCTTGTTTTAAAGAACGTCTTCTTAGGGATCCACTATGAATTTGGCTGGTCCTGCTGGCTTGCGATGGCTGGATCAACTGGCTGTTTTCTAG
Encoded proteins:
- the LOC117963736 gene encoding claudin-16-like isoform X1; translated protein: MSPACSKWSPPELRMIVVLQFMAFCLSLVSTLFLIVATWTDCWMVNADDSLEVSQKCRGLWWECVTNTQDGIRTCDQYDTILAEHPLKIVLTRALMITADILASFALIILMLGLDCVRFLKEEPHIKLRMCYMAGFIFGVGGIPGMIGSVWYAVDVYVERATLVLKNVFLGIHYEFGWSCWLAMAGSTGCFLASIVLTCCLYIFRDARSSRYNRSIYHYGRTAAGKIYAMDSRV
- the LOC117963736 gene encoding claudin-16-like isoform X2, producing MIVVLQFMAFCLSLVSTLFLIVATWTDCWMVNADDSLEVSQKCRGLWWECVTNTQDGIRTCDQYDTILAEHPLKIVLTRALMITADILASFALIILMLGLDCVRFLKEEPHIKLRMCYMAGFIFGVGGIPGMIGSVWYAVDVYVERATLVLKNVFLGIHYEFGWSCWLAMAGSTGCFLASIVLTCCLYIFRDARSSRYNRSIYHYGRTAAGKIYAMDSRV